One Porphyromonas pogonae genomic region harbors:
- the cysS gene encoding cysteine--tRNA ligase — protein sequence MEHPLHIYNTLSRKKEQFIPYNEPHVGLYVCGPTVYGDAHLGHARPAITFDLLFRYLQHLGYKVRYVRNITDVGHLEHDADEGEDKIAKKARLEQLEPMEVVQYYLLRYHHAMDRLNVLPPSIEPMASGHIIEQIALVQRILDAGYAYVSEGSVYFDVEKYNKDYKYGVLSGRNIEDMMNNTRELDGQSEKRNGLDFALWKKAQPEHIMRWPSPWSEGFPGWHCECTAMGNKYLGNHFDIHGGGMDLVFPHHECEIAQAVASQGEPMVHYWMHNNMITINGQKMGKSLGNFITLDEFFTGEHAALVQAYSPMTIRFFILGAHYRGTVDFSNEALQASEKGLERLLDAAALLDNLKTSAQSTVEISDLRSKSYEALNDDLNSPMVIAQLFEAARAINSVHNGQASITQADLDELSTAYRLFLFDILGLKDERAAGSEGNEAFGKAIDLLLNIRAEAKSKKDWATSDKIRDELTAIGFTIKDTKDGAEWKL from the coding sequence ATGGAACATCCTTTGCACATCTATAATACACTGTCCCGTAAGAAAGAACAGTTTATACCTTATAACGAACCACATGTAGGACTTTATGTATGTGGCCCCACTGTTTATGGCGATGCGCATCTGGGACATGCCAGACCTGCCATCACTTTCGATTTGCTTTTCCGCTACCTTCAGCATCTCGGCTACAAAGTACGCTATGTACGTAACATCACTGATGTAGGTCACTTGGAGCACGATGCTGACGAGGGGGAAGATAAGATTGCCAAGAAAGCAAGGCTGGAGCAGTTGGAACCCATGGAAGTGGTACAGTATTATTTGCTGCGCTATCACCATGCTATGGATAGGCTCAATGTATTGCCTCCCAGCATAGAACCCATGGCATCAGGGCATATCATAGAACAGATAGCACTGGTACAGCGCATCCTTGACGCAGGCTACGCCTATGTAAGCGAGGGGTCTGTATACTTCGACGTAGAGAAGTACAACAAAGATTATAAGTACGGAGTACTGAGCGGGCGTAATATCGAAGATATGATGAACAATACCCGTGAACTGGACGGCCAAAGCGAAAAAAGAAACGGGCTCGACTTCGCACTGTGGAAGAAAGCCCAGCCAGAGCATATCATGAGATGGCCCAGCCCTTGGAGCGAGGGTTTCCCCGGATGGCACTGCGAGTGTACCGCTATGGGCAATAAATATCTGGGCAATCACTTCGACATCCACGGGGGTGGTATGGACCTGGTGTTTCCTCACCATGAGTGCGAGATCGCTCAGGCAGTAGCTTCTCAGGGCGAACCCATGGTACACTACTGGATGCACAATAATATGATCACCATCAATGGGCAGAAGATGGGCAAGAGCTTGGGCAACTTCATCACCCTCGACGAGTTCTTTACCGGCGAGCATGCTGCTCTGGTACAGGCTTACAGCCCTATGACCATCAGATTCTTTATCCTTGGAGCCCACTACAGAGGCACGGTAGACTTCAGCAATGAAGCCTTACAAGCATCGGAAAAAGGGTTGGAACGCCTGCTGGATGCAGCAGCATTGCTGGACAACCTGAAAACAAGTGCACAATCCACGGTAGAGATCAGTGACCTTCGCAGTAAATCTTATGAAGCCCTCAATGATGATCTCAACAGCCCCATGGTGATAGCACAGCTTTTCGAAGCAGCCAGAGCCATCAACTCCGTTCACAACGGACAGGCTTCGATAACTCAAGCCGACCTGGATGAGCTCAGCACTGCATACCGCCTGTTCCTTTTCGACATTCTGGGACTGAAGGATGAGAGAGCTGCGGGATCAGAAGGCAACGAAGCCTTTGGCAAAGCCATAGATCTTTTGCTCAATATCCGTGCCGAGGCCAAGTCGAAGAAAGACTGGGCTACCTCTGACAAGATACGTGACGAGCTCACAGCCATAGGCTTTACCATCAAAGACACCAAAGACGGTGCAGAGTGGAAATTATAA
- a CDS encoding lipopolysaccharide kinase InaA family protein yields the protein MPDLSQHTLKDFAIAPSYLPQKDALLSLIAGFDYDGTEIYRARNVLKVFDSPRDSHHKLVIKSFASPNLVQKISYTFFRTTKCRRSFENAATLSSLGIENPTAVDYVEYYRWGFFDKGFYTCEFIPDTLQIRDLMQTDSPDADLLQALAQYILNLHNQGVEHLDLSAGNIIYHQDTASIYHFYLVDLNRIIFHPKPLTTEQRVHNLRKLIMEHDHGYLATCYAGLYSADPQESLAMATQIRQESKDFYLKRMKIKSIKRTYRKYGLFSAEMREVRRFYALRRLRIHKQGELSPPSPDEKALYHKRIAAEDSGFLYTRFYR from the coding sequence ATGCCCGACCTATCTCAGCACACACTCAAAGACTTTGCAATAGCTCCTTCTTACCTACCGCAGAAGGATGCCTTGCTCAGCCTCATTGCCGGATTTGACTATGATGGCACGGAGATCTACCGTGCCCGCAACGTACTCAAGGTATTTGACTCGCCTCGGGATTCGCATCACAAGCTTGTGATCAAATCCTTTGCATCGCCCAACTTGGTGCAAAAGATCTCCTACACCTTCTTTCGCACTACGAAGTGCAGACGTTCATTTGAGAATGCGGCCACACTGTCATCCCTGGGAATAGAAAATCCTACTGCCGTAGACTATGTGGAATATTACAGGTGGGGATTTTTTGACAAAGGTTTTTACACCTGCGAATTTATACCCGATACTTTACAGATACGTGACTTGATGCAGACAGACAGCCCTGATGCGGATCTGTTGCAAGCCCTTGCGCAGTACATACTCAATCTGCACAACCAAGGAGTGGAACACCTCGATCTCTCAGCCGGCAATATCATCTATCATCAAGACACTGCGAGTATATACCACTTCTATCTGGTGGACCTCAACCGCATCATTTTCCATCCCAAGCCTTTGACCACGGAGCAGCGTGTGCACAACCTGCGCAAGCTCATCATGGAACATGATCACGGCTACCTCGCTACTTGCTACGCGGGGCTGTATAGTGCAGATCCGCAGGAGAGCCTTGCTATGGCCACACAGATACGGCAGGAGAGCAAGGACTTCTACCTCAAACGCATGAAGATCAAAAGCATCAAAAGAACCTACCGTAAGTACGGGCTCTTCTCTGCTGAAATGAGAGAGGTAAGGCGCTTTTATGCCCTAAGACGCTTGCGTATCCACAAGCAAGGCGAGCTATCACCCCCATCACCCGATGAGAAAGCACTGTATCACAAGCGCATTGCGGCGGAAGACAGTGGTTTTCTATACACTCGATTTTACCGCTAA
- a CDS encoding HU family DNA-binding protein — MTKAEVVNEISKSTGVDKETAMNVVEAFMESVKDSLSRGENVYLRGFGSFIVKERAEKTARNISKQTTIIIPKRRIPAFKPSKMFSSKVK, encoded by the coding sequence ATGACGAAGGCTGAAGTTGTAAACGAAATTTCGAAATCTACGGGAGTTGATAAGGAAACAGCGATGAATGTTGTGGAAGCATTCATGGAATCAGTAAAGGACTCCCTCTCGAGAGGAGAGAATGTATATTTGCGCGGATTCGGTAGTTTCATCGTGAAAGAGAGAGCAGAAAAAACTGCTCGTAACATCTCTAAGCAAACTACTATTATCATCCCGAAGAGACGCATCCCTGCTTTTAAGCCCTCAAAGATGTTTTCAAGCAAAGTAAAGTAA
- a CDS encoding glycosyltransferase, with product MVYSIIIPVYNRPDEVRELLESLTKQSYRDFEVVIVEDGSSVKCDEEVAQFSNRLDITYHVVPNGGPAKARNIGATLSRGDYLIILDSDVVLPSQYLYEVHKAVMETHADAFGGPDAASQDFLPMQKAINYAMTSFITTGGIRGGKKKMDKFYPRSFNLGCRKEVYNALGGFSDMRFGEDIDFSLRLFKGGYKVLLFPEAFVYHKRRVDLKKFFKQVHNSGIARIHLETRHPGSMKAVHTLPALFTLGCAALLVLACFSLWALLPLLLLAFIIWVDAVGQTRSPKIALMAVAASYVQLLGYGSGFIRAWWNKYVLRKPEFTAFDNTFYN from the coding sequence ATAGTGTATTCGATCATCATACCTGTATATAACAGACCCGACGAAGTGCGGGAATTGCTGGAAAGTCTCACGAAGCAATCGTATCGAGACTTCGAAGTCGTAATCGTGGAAGACGGGTCCTCGGTAAAATGCGATGAAGAAGTGGCGCAATTCAGTAACAGGCTTGATATCACATATCATGTAGTGCCCAACGGTGGTCCCGCAAAAGCACGCAACATAGGTGCCACACTGAGCCGGGGTGATTACCTCATCATTCTGGACTCTGACGTGGTATTGCCTTCACAATACCTCTACGAAGTCCACAAAGCAGTGATGGAGACCCATGCCGATGCCTTCGGCGGACCGGATGCTGCGTCACAGGACTTCCTGCCCATGCAAAAGGCTATCAACTATGCTATGACCTCTTTCATCACCACAGGAGGAATACGCGGGGGCAAGAAAAAAATGGACAAATTTTACCCCCGAAGCTTCAATTTGGGTTGTCGCAAAGAGGTATATAATGCTTTGGGTGGATTTTCAGATATGCGTTTCGGCGAAGACATCGATTTCAGCCTGCGACTGTTCAAGGGTGGTTACAAAGTACTGCTCTTCCCTGAAGCCTTTGTCTATCACAAGAGGAGAGTTGATCTCAAAAAGTTTTTCAAACAAGTGCACAATTCCGGTATAGCACGTATACACCTCGAGACGCGGCACCCCGGTAGCATGAAAGCCGTACACACACTACCCGCCCTATTTACCTTGGGCTGTGCAGCACTGCTGGTGCTGGCATGTTTCAGCCTGTGGGCGTTGCTGCCTCTGCTTTTGCTGGCGTTTATCATTTGGGTGGATGCTGTGGGGCAAACCCGCTCTCCCAAGATCGCTCTCATGGCTGTAGCGGCATCCTATGTACAGCTACTGGGATACGGCTCGGGATTTATAAGAGCATGGTGGAATAAATACGTCTTGCGCAAGCCGGAATTTACCGCTTTTGACAACACCTTTTACAATTAA
- the meaB gene encoding methylmalonyl Co-A mutase-associated GTPase MeaB — MHHPENDTCYEGLKVNKGVKAQPIVNPHFKRIEKKNYTIDEFVDGILRGDITCLSRAVTLVESNKNEHQEIAQQIIERCLPHSGKSMRVGITGVPGAGKSTSIDSFGMHLIKQGRKLAVLAIDPSSERSGGSILGDKTRMELLSREKNAFIRPSPTAGSLGGVARKTRETIILCEAAGFDTIFVETVGVGQSETAVHSMVDFFLLIQLAGTGDELQGIKRGIMEMADGIVINKADGDNVDKANLAASHFRNALHLFPPTESGWKPKVLTYSGYYALGIKEIWDMIDEYRHYTTDSGYFHEKRQRQAKWWMYETINEVLRKSFYANESVEKMQGDIEHNIVTDKMSSFTGAHALLNAYFNSLKKN, encoded by the coding sequence ATGCATCATCCCGAAAATGATACGTGTTACGAAGGCCTTAAAGTAAACAAGGGTGTAAAAGCTCAACCTATAGTGAATCCACATTTCAAGAGAATAGAGAAAAAAAATTATACTATAGACGAATTTGTGGACGGAATACTCCGGGGAGACATTACATGCTTGAGCCGGGCTGTCACACTGGTAGAAAGTAACAAAAACGAACATCAGGAAATAGCACAACAAATCATAGAGCGATGCCTGCCACACTCGGGCAAGTCTATGCGTGTAGGGATCACGGGAGTACCGGGTGCGGGTAAAAGTACGTCCATCGACTCCTTCGGGATGCACCTCATCAAGCAGGGGCGTAAGCTTGCCGTACTGGCCATAGACCCCAGCAGCGAGCGCTCGGGAGGAAGTATCCTCGGTGACAAAACGCGTATGGAGCTATTGTCGCGTGAGAAAAACGCTTTTATACGCCCCAGCCCCACAGCAGGGTCACTGGGTGGCGTGGCACGCAAGACAAGAGAAACTATTATATTGTGTGAGGCAGCGGGGTTCGATACCATATTTGTAGAGACGGTGGGAGTGGGACAAAGCGAAACGGCTGTACACTCTATGGTGGACTTCTTTCTGCTCATCCAGCTCGCCGGCACAGGCGATGAGCTGCAAGGGATAAAAAGAGGTATCATGGAGATGGCAGACGGCATAGTGATCAACAAAGCCGATGGCGACAATGTGGACAAAGCCAACCTGGCAGCATCACATTTTCGCAACGCCCTACATCTATTTCCTCCCACTGAGTCCGGTTGGAAACCCAAGGTTCTTACTTACTCAGGCTACTACGCACTGGGGATAAAAGAAATTTGGGATATGATAGATGAGTACAGGCATTACACCACGGACAGCGGATACTTTCATGAAAAAAGGCAACGCCAAGCCAAATGGTGGATGTACGAAACCATCAATGAAGTACTGCGCAAATCGTTTTATGCCAACGAGTCGGTAGAGAAAATGCAAGGGGATATAGAACATAATATTGTCACCGATAAAATGTCTTCATTTACCGGAGCACATGCGCTGCTAAACGCTTATTTTAATTCTTTAAAAAAGAATTAA
- a CDS encoding YfhO family protein, which produces MVSEKKNTHSVMPQTPAQWKSVWKRIYPILGVVLIFATISLAYFYPAVFEGRQLFQQDVAGASGTAQDVRDYKEQTGETSYWTNSLFGGMPMYQIAPSYPSTQALQTTQDILTLRKPLDILPGEAWLIFAMLIGFYIFMRSLALRRLPSLIGAVMWTFSSYFIILIVAGHIWKLTALAFIPPTIAGLIWCYKGNYLKGAVVTAFFSALQIMANHIQMSYYFFFVMLFLMIGYLVEAIRNKTIPHFLKATAVVIVSGIIGIAINASGLYHTYEYSKETMRGGSELTLKQEDGSVPQSNHENKSGLDKEYITQWSYGIGETMTLLIPDFKGGASGYMGQDIKAMEKVNPIYVNPVSQMNHYWGDQPFTAGPVYVGAFVLFLFFLGCFIVKGPIKWAMIAATVFSILLAWGHNFMSLTSFFIDYMPLYNKFRTVSSILVIAEFSIPTLAILALVQFFKDPKPVLKNKTALGVSLGVTAGIALLFVLAPSLFTTLLSKQEQEMFRQVAGHPDVSGIMSALKSAREYILRTSALYSLGVIVAGCAVMYFYAIDKLKRVPALIILGVITLADLWVVDKNYLNDSHFIDNTQVQAQAHPVTDADKEITQDKDPHYRVLNLSVSTFNDATTSYKHRSIGGYHPAKLQRYQDLIEHQITKQNQQVLNMLDTRYYIAPQENGQISVLYNPQAFGPAWFVDDVAWVNNANEEMKSLNNVILNTTAVIDRRFETNEIKSASTPITTKDSATITLKEYKPNKAVYDIKGNTRSRVAVFSEIYYPHGWKAFVDGKPASIFRTDYILRGMVIPAGAHKVEMIFDPKSIHTTETLAFIAQIILLLAAIAAVGYPLYKRWRRNNPGSATR; this is translated from the coding sequence ATGGTATCCGAAAAGAAGAATACTCACTCCGTCATGCCGCAGACTCCTGCCCAATGGAAATCAGTCTGGAAAAGAATATATCCCATCCTCGGTGTTGTACTTATCTTTGCCACGATCTCTCTGGCATACTTCTATCCTGCTGTATTCGAGGGCAGACAACTCTTTCAGCAAGACGTGGCAGGTGCCAGCGGTACCGCGCAGGATGTAAGAGATTACAAAGAGCAGACAGGAGAAACTTCTTACTGGACCAATAGTCTATTCGGCGGTATGCCCATGTACCAGATAGCTCCCAGCTATCCCTCTACCCAGGCACTACAAACCACACAAGACATACTCACGCTACGCAAGCCTCTGGACATCCTGCCGGGTGAGGCATGGCTCATCTTTGCCATGCTCATAGGCTTTTATATCTTCATGCGCTCACTGGCTTTGCGCCGCCTCCCCTCACTCATAGGTGCGGTGATGTGGACCTTCTCGAGCTATTTCATCATACTCATTGTGGCAGGCCATATCTGGAAACTCACGGCACTGGCTTTCATACCACCCACCATTGCGGGACTTATTTGGTGCTACAAGGGTAACTACCTCAAAGGAGCCGTGGTAACAGCTTTCTTCTCCGCGCTACAAATCATGGCCAATCATATACAGATGAGCTACTATTTCTTCTTTGTCATGCTCTTCCTCATGATTGGCTACCTGGTCGAAGCTATACGCAACAAAACCATCCCCCATTTCCTCAAAGCCACGGCTGTAGTCATTGTATCGGGTATCATAGGTATCGCTATCAATGCATCAGGGCTGTATCATACGTATGAGTATAGTAAAGAGACCATGCGTGGCGGTAGCGAACTCACACTCAAGCAAGAAGATGGTTCCGTACCACAGTCCAATCACGAAAACAAATCCGGGCTGGACAAAGAGTACATCACCCAGTGGAGCTACGGCATAGGCGAGACCATGACACTGCTGATCCCTGATTTCAAAGGGGGAGCTTCAGGCTACATGGGACAGGATATCAAAGCTATGGAAAAGGTGAACCCCATATATGTCAATCCGGTGTCACAGATGAATCATTACTGGGGAGATCAGCCCTTTACGGCAGGGCCGGTATATGTGGGCGCATTTGTGCTGTTTTTATTCTTTTTGGGATGCTTCATTGTCAAAGGGCCCATCAAGTGGGCTATGATAGCAGCTACGGTATTCTCCATACTGCTTGCATGGGGGCACAATTTCATGAGCCTCACAAGCTTCTTCATAGATTATATGCCGCTGTACAATAAGTTCCGCACAGTATCCAGCATACTTGTGATCGCGGAGTTTTCCATCCCCACCCTCGCCATACTGGCGTTGGTACAATTCTTCAAAGATCCCAAACCTGTACTCAAAAACAAAACAGCTCTGGGAGTAAGCCTTGGCGTCACAGCCGGTATAGCCTTGCTTTTTGTCCTTGCCCCCTCGCTGTTTACTACACTGCTGAGCAAGCAGGAGCAAGAGATGTTTCGTCAGGTAGCAGGGCACCCTGATGTGTCAGGTATCATGAGCGCCCTGAAATCGGCTCGCGAATATATACTGCGCACAAGTGCATTGTACAGTTTAGGTGTCATAGTCGCAGGTTGCGCTGTGATGTATTTCTATGCTATAGACAAGCTCAAGCGAGTACCGGCATTGATCATACTCGGGGTCATCACCCTTGCCGACCTGTGGGTGGTAGACAAGAATTACCTCAACGACTCACACTTTATCGACAACACACAAGTGCAGGCACAAGCTCATCCCGTGACGGATGCAGACAAGGAAATCACCCAAGACAAAGATCCTCACTACCGTGTACTCAACCTCTCCGTAAGTACATTCAACGATGCCACCACAAGCTATAAGCACCGCAGCATAGGGGGGTATCACCCGGCTAAGCTACAGCGTTACCAGGATCTCATAGAACATCAGATCACCAAGCAGAACCAGCAAGTACTCAACATGCTCGATACGAGATACTATATAGCGCCACAGGAAAACGGTCAGATATCCGTACTCTACAACCCGCAAGCATTCGGCCCCGCATGGTTTGTAGACGATGTGGCGTGGGTAAATAATGCTAACGAGGAGATGAAATCCTTGAACAATGTAATCCTCAACACTACGGCGGTGATAGATCGCAGATTCGAGACCAACGAAATCAAATCAGCATCCACCCCCATAACCACCAAGGATAGTGCCACCATAACACTGAAAGAGTACAAGCCCAACAAAGCGGTATATGACATCAAGGGCAATACCCGTAGCCGTGTGGCAGTATTCTCTGAGATATACTATCCTCATGGCTGGAAGGCGTTTGTCGACGGCAAACCTGCTTCCATATTCCGTACGGACTACATCCTGAGAGGTATGGTGATCCCGGCAGGAGCCCACAAGGTGGAGATGATATTCGATCCTAAATCCATCCATACCACAGAGACTCTGGCTTTCATAGCACAGATAATCCTACTGCTGGCAGCTATAGCGGCTGTGGGTTATCCTCTGTACAAGAGATGGAGACGTAACAACCCGGGATCCGCTACCCGATAA
- a CDS encoding Rne/Rng family ribonuclease: protein MNSELIVDVSPKEISMAVLEDQKLVELQRERRDLAFSVGDIYLGKVKKIMPGLNAAFVDVGYKKDAFLHYLDLGMTFGAQTKMMEMIAKSKTVPSLNKVQAGTELPKDGKIGDILTAGQQVLVQIVKEPISTKGPRLTTEISLAGRNLVLVPFSDKVSVSQKIQSQEERARLKQLILSIKPKNFSVIIRTSAQGKKASELDKEMRRLVRRWEENITKLIKAKAPKIIYEETGRALGLLRDTFNPSFQSIQVNDREYYETIRDYISMIAPGREEIVKLYEGELPIFDHTGITKQIKALFGRTVTYKSGAYLIIEQTEAMHVVDVNSGNRSRNSTEQENTAVDVNMAAAEELARQLRLRDMGGIIVVDFIDMHEPQHRQQLYEYMVKLMANDRARHNILPLSKFGVMQITRQRVRPAMQINNEETCPTCMGTGTMKSSILFTDQLEEKVTHLVKIQKVTHFTLHVHPYVAAYLKKGLFKSIAKTWKSKISKGIRVIPNESLAFLDYKFIDNEGNEIELIED from the coding sequence GTGAACAGCGAACTTATTGTTGACGTTTCACCCAAAGAGATTTCGATGGCTGTCCTCGAGGACCAGAAACTCGTGGAGTTGCAACGTGAACGCAGAGACCTGGCTTTCTCCGTAGGTGATATATACCTCGGAAAGGTCAAAAAGATAATGCCGGGGCTTAACGCTGCTTTTGTGGATGTGGGTTACAAAAAAGATGCTTTCCTCCACTATCTTGATTTGGGCATGACCTTTGGCGCCCAGACGAAGATGATGGAAATGATAGCAAAAAGCAAAACGGTACCATCGCTGAATAAAGTACAGGCAGGAACCGAATTGCCCAAAGACGGTAAAATAGGTGACATACTCACCGCGGGACAACAAGTATTGGTTCAGATAGTCAAAGAGCCTATCTCTACCAAAGGCCCCCGACTGACAACAGAGATTTCTCTTGCTGGCAGAAATCTGGTCTTAGTACCTTTCTCAGACAAAGTATCGGTATCACAAAAGATACAATCACAAGAAGAAAGGGCAAGGTTGAAGCAACTTATTCTTAGCATTAAACCTAAGAACTTCAGCGTTATCATCCGCACATCGGCTCAAGGCAAAAAGGCCTCAGAGCTGGACAAAGAGATGAGACGCCTCGTGCGTAGATGGGAAGAAAATATTACCAAACTCATCAAAGCCAAAGCACCTAAGATTATCTACGAAGAAACAGGACGTGCTTTGGGACTTTTGAGAGATACTTTCAATCCCTCTTTTCAGAGCATTCAGGTTAATGACAGAGAATATTACGAAACCATACGCGATTATATCTCAATGATCGCACCTGGTCGTGAAGAAATCGTAAAGTTGTATGAAGGCGAATTACCTATTTTCGATCATACAGGCATAACAAAACAAATCAAAGCGCTCTTTGGGCGCACTGTTACTTATAAGAGTGGAGCTTACCTGATTATCGAGCAGACAGAGGCTATGCACGTAGTGGATGTCAATAGCGGTAACAGGTCTCGTAATAGTACGGAACAGGAAAATACAGCTGTGGACGTAAACATGGCAGCAGCCGAAGAGTTGGCTCGCCAGTTGCGACTGAGAGATATGGGCGGCATCATCGTAGTCGATTTTATCGATATGCATGAACCCCAACACAGACAGCAGTTATATGAATACATGGTAAAGCTGATGGCTAATGACCGGGCTAGACACAATATCTTACCTTTGAGTAAGTTTGGTGTAATGCAGATTACCCGACAGAGAGTAAGGCCTGCCATGCAAATTAATAATGAAGAAACTTGTCCCACTTGTATGGGTACCGGTACGATGAAATCATCTATACTCTTTACAGACCAGCTGGAAGAAAAGGTGACTCATCTTGTAAAGATTCAAAAAGTAACCCATTTCACGCTGCACGTACACCCCTACGTGGCGGCATACCTGAAGAAAGGGCTGTTCAAGTCTATCGCAAAGACTTGGAAGTCCAAAATATCAAAAGGTATCCGGGTAATCCCCAATGAGAGCCTCGCCTTTCTGGATTATAAATTTATAGACAATGAAGGCAACGAGATAGAACTCATAGAGGATTAA
- a CDS encoding mannose-1-phosphate guanylyltransferase, with the protein MENNFCVIMGGGIGSRFWPLSLESYPKQFLDFFGLGRSLLQMTYDRFLNFVPKENILIVTNENYAQTVREQLPELSSSQILTEPTRRNTAPAIAYACYNIYAKNPEANIIVAPSDHLILRENEFVKAAEKALNFVREQAQLVTLGIMPSRPETGYGYIQMADDKIGDFIQVKTFTEKPNREMAEVFIQSGEFLWNSGMFVWNVRSILKAFRQHLPEISSLMDEGLENKFNTDQEQDFIHKAFPLCPNISIDYGIMEKAENVMVLPVDFGWADLGTWGSLYELSPKDEQENVSLKTKSMFYEAHRNIVSVDDPDKLVVVQGIDDCVIAEANNVLLICKQDQEQRIKHFSADASINFDQKYN; encoded by the coding sequence ATGGAGAATAATTTTTGTGTAATCATGGGTGGAGGCATAGGTAGTAGATTCTGGCCGTTGAGCCTGGAGAGCTATCCTAAGCAGTTCTTAGATTTTTTTGGGTTGGGTAGGTCACTTCTTCAGATGACTTACGATAGATTTCTCAATTTTGTTCCCAAAGAGAATATTCTCATAGTCACCAATGAAAATTATGCCCAAACAGTTCGAGAACAACTCCCGGAGTTGAGCAGCTCACAGATCCTTACAGAACCGACCAGACGTAATACAGCGCCCGCCATAGCGTATGCCTGCTATAATATTTATGCCAAGAATCCTGAGGCCAACATCATCGTAGCTCCCTCTGATCATTTGATTTTGAGAGAGAATGAGTTTGTCAAAGCTGCAGAGAAAGCTTTGAATTTTGTGCGTGAGCAGGCACAGCTGGTCACACTGGGTATAATGCCTTCGCGACCTGAAACCGGATATGGATATATCCAGATGGCTGATGATAAAATAGGAGACTTCATACAAGTAAAGACATTTACGGAGAAGCCCAACAGAGAGATGGCCGAAGTATTTATTCAGAGCGGCGAATTTCTTTGGAATAGCGGCATGTTTGTGTGGAATGTCCGTAGTATACTGAAAGCCTTTCGTCAGCATCTTCCTGAAATCAGCTCACTGATGGATGAAGGTCTCGAAAATAAGTTCAATACTGATCAAGAGCAAGACTTTATTCACAAAGCATTCCCTTTGTGCCCGAATATTTCTATTGATTACGGCATTATGGAGAAGGCTGAAAATGTGATGGTCTTGCCTGTGGATTTTGGCTGGGCAGATTTAGGTACATGGGGCTCTCTTTACGAGCTTAGTCCGAAAGATGAGCAGGAGAATGTATCCCTCAAAACCAAATCAATGTTCTATGAAGCCCACCGCAACATCGTCTCGGTAGATGACCCCGATAAGTTGGTTGTAGTGCAGGGGATAGACGATTGTGTGATCGCGGAGGCCAATAATGTCTTGCTCATATGCAAACAAGATCAGGAACAGCGGATAAAACATTTTTCCGCAGACGCCTCCATCAATTTTGACCAGAAATATAATTGA